The genomic DNA GCTCCTTTGTTGAATAGTGAGCAGGAGACAAATATAAGCGACAACCATCTATCTGTGTGCTTTTCCTTCAATATGCAGGGAATTGCAGTTCCCCCTAGTGGCCAATTAGggtatgaaaacacacacagacacacacataaaaaacaaGATGGGCAACAGAGAAAATATAATCACAGTCTTGGATCCTAAGGACAAAAAGTTCTATAGAAATTAATCCTGTTACCTTACATGTCCATTTTCACTTTATGATGACTGAAAAGCGAGCTCagtcgccatctagtggcaccCTGCATTAATGAAGATGATTTATTTACCTTTATTTAACTAAGAACAAATCTTTTTAGTAAGTTTGGTTTGCTTTACATCAgtattttgttaaataaagcaTATCAGTTGTGATGATGGTTGTAACTGATGCCAAACTGATGTAGTTTCAAAAGCAACTGCTGCAAAAATTGGAGCACCTTTATCTTAGCTTTACTGGCTTCCCTAATTTTTGGAGTATCTTTATTTATGTGACATTTGTGATTGGCCCACTGCAATGAAAGCATATGAATTCATATTTTAGGATGGACTTGTCATGTTTCCCTTTCTTTAACATGACTTCTGATTTATTATAATTCAAAAAATGTCAGAAGTTTCCCCTTCAGAATTGTGAAACAGAAATTTGAATTTTTAGACCCATAAGTACAAGATATCAATGAGCCAGGGCCAGGGTCTGTTATCTATGTCTCTAATCCTCATTAAAAGGAATATGATGTCAGTGTGTTTTTACATGATCTGTTGGTTCAGTGTTCCCTTCCTTCAGCCGTTATTATCTGTCAGAGGAGGTTTTGCAGAAATGTCTCACATCGTGAAACAACACTACATGTGTGAGCAAAGAAGGCTTCATGGAGCTGTGACGCATCCAAAATgacctcacaaaaaaaaaaatcccgacaATGACAGTTTGTAGGTCGGAACTGAGGTTAATTCTCTCTTTTAAACAGCGATCCATCTGGCTGCATTTGTCCACTTTTAAACCACATACTTGGACAGACTGTGCTCCCTTTTTAGCAAAAACGTTTGCAATTAAACcgatctttccttttttaagggGGCGGTGGGAGGGGCACCACAGAGCTGTTTTACTAGTCGTTTCCTCACTGTTTCAAAGGTTTAAAAGGGGCTTCTTTAAGGATGAAAGGATCAAAATGACAGTCTGCCTTCAAAGATCATTTCTTTTTACACAGATTTTGAGCTCAGCctctgaagcagctgaagagcCATCAAACGCAGGACCTTCACTCTCTGAGGGACCACTGGAGTCCAAACAGAGTCCTGGACTTCATGATCAGCCCAGATCCCTGACTTTGATCCTAAAAGGATCTCTCCCTCATCCACGTCCACCCAGAGAGTTACACGAGTCTTTAGCCTCCTGTTGACCAACTCTTAACAGAGATGACGTAAGGAATACacactttttttaaagataacaCCAGGCAAGGCAGCCCACCTAATAAGGGCCAGATGTTGTATGTTGCCACTTTTATGCTGACTTGCATGCCTGTAATGTTTAACACTTTGGGATGGAACCAATCTATGGTTAGAAAAATGAGTCCTATATTTCTGCCTTATAGCTTTATAATGCATTGTTCTGTATAAATGATTTGATAATAAAACTAAAGATCAAAATAATCAACAGacaaattgctttttttttcctctcgaAAAACAGAACAAGATGCTGATATTGATTGTGATGTTAAAGACGGGTAGTGTTGATTGTTTAAAAACTCTATCAAATAATAATGACCTTggcttgaatttaaaaaaaggaccaaAATCAGGAAACACTCATTTCACTGATTTATTATTGTTGTAatattttgtttctgtgtgtgtgtgtgtgtgtgtgtgtgtgtgtgtgtgtgtgtgtgtgtgtgtgactagaTAAGTATTAGAGTGGTGATTTTGTCTTATCTGCCATCTGCTCATCTCAGGGTCCCATGTTGAGGATTACAGGAATAATCCAGCACTGGCGGATTATTCCCGATTGTTTATGTGCAGTCTTATATGCTGTTTAACATGATTTATGATCCTTCGGCGCTCGTCATTTATCCCGTAGTCTTCGCCGGATTTGACAGGACGCAGAAACTCAGATCCCCAGTAAATTAATCGACCAGAATGTTGAGCGTTGGTCTCGATGGTCAGTGTTGAGGGACCCATCAGCAGGTGGCAGAATGTTTGTCAGTTAGTTGTTAatgttaaacaaacaaacaaacaaacaaacaaaaaactgttgTTGTGATcaacttctttgtttttttgttgttgctgtcaaTAACCAGAGCAAATAGTTGGAAGAAGCCAAACGATTAAACAGGTTGAACAGTAATCATCCCTTTTCTCCTTGTTATCTGCAACTCTGGAACACTTTTACACATTTGGATTATTCAGCTCTTCTCATTGTATCCATTCGTGGGTCGATCTACAACCTGACTCGCCACAGTTCTCCGCCTCATGTCTGCACCGAAAAAGGACAaattccacccccccccaacatcgtTTGTATACAATGACTAACAGGAAatacataaaaaagaaaacctctgtGGGTTTTTGtcaagacaacaaagacaagtAAAAACCTTGCATGACAGAGATCAAAGAGAACATTATCTCATGTTCCTGAttggaaacaaacaaaaaaacacacatacagacataAAGTTTTCCCTGGTTGGATTTTATAAATTCACATTTTTCCTTTACACTCATCAAGCAGGAAAGAGAGCAAAACCTGTAAACATTTGTTACAATCAGTTTTTTTCAAAGTAATTTACCAAAATATGCCAGCAAAGTCAATATAAAAAGCTTATCATAGCTCATTTGCTGCCCGACAACATTGACATGTGGTTACTAGAAAACATTATTGTGGTGGAAAATTCTTAATTTGCTACACACAGATATCAATTGAACTGAAATTTCCTGCAGTGGGGATTAGAGGTAAAATCTGTGACAATATGGTAAAAAGTGAACCAAAACGATGAATCCATGATCATCATCCTGCTGTCGTCACTGCTGCGACATCATTTTCACAAACTCTGCCAGGACAACAAAAACGGCCGTTAGCTAGAATGGTGTAAAAAAgaacattcttcttcttctgcattcaATAAAAAGGTTTCATATCGAGCTGACCGACAGATCAAGAAGGCATCTTTCTGGTTTCCAGTTTAATTACAGAGCTGAAGATGAGAAGCTTTTAACCGTGCTGGTGCATTTGTGCCTCCTCTCTCACCTTCGAAGTCAACTGTCCCGTCTCCGTTGCTGTCAGCATCTCTGACAATCGCGTCGATCTCGGTTTTGTTGGCTTTCTCCCCCAATAACTTTATCATGGCATATCTCAGCTCCTCTGAGGTGATAGACCCGTCTCCATCTATATCAAACTACGGAAAGACAGAGGTTAGATTGTGACACCTTACTAACTGAAAATATGCGTCAGGCTCACCTCCCTGAATGCATCCTTCAGCTCCTTTAACCCAATCATCCCCGCCGTTTCAGCCAGAAGCTTGGGAGTCATCAGCTCCGTGAAATCCTCAAAATCCACCCGTCCACCCACTGTGACAGAAGAGCCAAAGATAAGCAGAAAACAATGACAGAACCCTGGAAACCCAGGAAATGAGCTGGATTTTGTAACGGCCTGATGCCTCTGAAGATATGGGTTTCTGCAGTTTGGCTAACCCTCCAATTAAGGGCATGCATCTTCCAGGTCTCCCGAGTCACACTGGCTCGTGGTTCCTGTTGTTGGTGTCTGATGTGTTCGTAGACCATCACTCACGGTTCATGTTGATGTTCTGGCTCAGCTCTATGAGCTCCATTTCGGTCGGCATGTAACCCATCGTCCTCATCAGGTTCCCCAGGTCCTTGCAGGTTATAAAACCGTCCTTGTCTTTATCAAACTCGACAAAAGCTTCACGCAGCTCTGGCGGgcacaaagacacaaagtttaaaataaagaaggaaataaaatagCGATTAAAAGCATATGTTATGAAAAAGACGTGCACCTTCAATTTCTTCCTGTGTAAGAACCCTGGCctgtacaaaaataaagatttacatAGAATCATTTATCACAAAATGGTACATTTGACCATAtatgtttctctctgcaggacaATGACATCACGGCAGCAGAATCCCATTATACTCCCAATGCTTTTATGCGATTGAACATGTTAACATCTGTCATTTCCCTGTCAACAGTGAAGCAGTTTAATTCAGGTTTGTGCACATGTGATGTTGCTTTGGCGCCTGAAATTCACTGTAGACCTATTAGAACTTTAATAGAAACCGTGGCTGGAAACAAACAATCCGTAAATGGAAATACCCACATCATTATCGTCATAGCATCGGTAAAAGAACATGCCTTACATCTATTTTTTTGCAATTTAAACAGCTTTTAGGCTAAATCCCACTTTACGACTGCAAACACTCAACAAAGAGGAAATACTTACTCTTCTGGAGCTCCCTCTGAGAAATATGCAGGCTTGTTTGATACTCATGATGGCCGCCTCAGTCAAGAGCTTGGGCTTCGCTGCTTTATGTCACAACACTGGCGTGCAGTCCGTCTTTTCTTCtgtaggcgtgtgtgtgtgtgtttaactggTGACCAGCAGTGATCTGCGGTGGTCTGTCAGAGCAGACGGATGAAGTCTCATATGGATTATCTCCTCAGCTTTGATCCAGAAAAGAAAGACCAGCTTAATGCTGCACATTTCTCATATAACAGCCAACGTTAATGTCAGCTGGAAGTGATTTTCACAGTCATACGTGTTTAAATCACACTCACACGTTACTGAAGGCCTCGTGGTGACAGTCATGATTTGATACTCACCTTTGGGGGGATTCAAACTCATCGCAATTTGTGAAATTTGTGACACGGTTGATGGTCAGctaaagctgctgtttgtgatTAGTTCGATCAGGGCTGTTGTGGTCAAGCAACATGAGACTAATAGATGTGTACATAAGATTGAGCAGGGTGCAGATGCCAATGGACAGACTGGATGGATGCatgtatggatgtatggatggagcACAAGTGACGGCCTGCACAACAGTAAATAACGTGGGACAAGATATGACGCGATTTGATGGCAAATTGCAGGTTTCATTGTCCCCCTCCGTAGTAttagaaccctcatctgccaacaataacatatttaacactatagaggtagtctctgttccatggttaaaagttcaccaagcacagagcaggggagcggtcaatcaccaaaatcttattaaaattaatactgaagcacaagttggagaaactaatatcacaattaagtgtggactgttaaatattagatctcttttgtgtaaatccctgttagtgcacgacctgatagcggatcatcacattgatttattttgtcttactgagacctggcttcaggaggaggagtatgtgagcttaaatgaatctactcctcctacccatcttaattatcatatttcacgtgctactggtcgaggagggggagtggcagcaatctatcactccaagttattaattaatcccagaccaaaacatggcttcagttcttttgaaagcctgactcttggcatcactcatctgaactggaggacagaaaagccacttctgtttgtagttgtatatcggccccctgctgggccacattcagagttcctgtctgagttctctgatttcttatctgacttggtccttagaacggaaaaagtcattatcattggagactttaacatccatatggacgttataaacgacagctttagaaatggcttcatttcattactggagtcagttggtttcctcccgcagataaaccaaccaactcacagctttaaccacaccctagatctagttctgacttatggtgttgaggtagaacatgtgtcagtgttccctcagaacccagtcctgtcagaccattctttgatcacttttacatttatgattaaggattcttctatgctcagaacaaagtcttactatagcagatgtctttcagataatgctgtagctaagtttaaggaagtgatccctgtgctgatcccaggaccactgtgtgtttccccagggatcaatcattataatcttagccctgctgaggttgactctatccacgtatcccttcttccctgagtggtgaagacttcatgagcttcttcactgataaagttctagctatcagagagaaagctaaccaggccatcccaacaactggaccatcaccagatgtgcagACTGtaggaacatacagggtctccaacgagcccttaagctccttcagccctatatatttttctgaggcgtcatcgctaattcagaaatccaagaccaccacgtgtcttttagatcccatcccaacacacctgttgaaggatgttttaccattgataggcagttctatcctggaccagatcaatggttctatGTTATGTAcagttatgtaccccggtcctacaaggtggcagtgattaagccgttgcttaaaaaaccatcactggatcctgatgtcttagcaaattataggccaatatccaaccttccttttatctctaaaattctagagaaggtggtggtgactcagttactggagcacctgcagaggaacagcctgtttgagatgtttcagtcaggctttagagctcaccacagcacagaaacagcacttcttaaagtcactaatgatcttctcatagcttccgatcatggactggtctctatgctggttctgctggacctcagtgctgcttttgatacagttgatcacagcatcctgttacagagactggaacatgtgattgggattaaagggacagcactagactggtttagatcatacttatctgatagataccagtttgcccatgtccatggtgttccctcctcatacagtagggttagccatggagttcctcaaggttctgtactcggaccaatcctcttcacattgtacatgcttcccttagggaacgttattcagcagcatgggataaattttcattgttatgctgatgatactcagctttatttatccatgaaacccgaggagacagagaagttagtgaagctccagacctgtcttaaagacataaagtcctggatgtcttcaaatttcctcctccttaacccaggaaaaactgaggtcatggtgtttggtcctgaacctctcaggaatagattagatcacatgatcactctagatggtatctcattaacatctagtctctctgtgaggaatctaggagtaacttttgatcaaaatctctccttcaactcacacattaaattagtctctagaagtgccttttttcacttgaggaacattacaaagatcaggaaactactgacgcggcctgatgctgaaaagttagtccatgcatttgttacttccaggctggactactgtaactctttattatcagggtgtccaaacaactctttaagaagcctccagttgatccaaaatgctgcagccagagttctgacaggtattgacaaaagagatcacattactcctgtacaggcgtcgcttcattggctgcccattaaatttagaataatttttaaaacccttcttttgacctacaaggtcctcagaggcctagctccatcctacctggaggagctagtgacaccttatcagcccaataggccgctccgctctcagaatgctggtctacttgtggttcccagagtttctaggagtagaatggggggccgagcatttagctaccaggcccccctgctatggaaccagctccctgtccaggtacgggaggctgactccatcgctacttttaagatcagactcaaaacctacctctttgaaaaagcttattgttactaattcagtagttccagttactatcatagacagacaaattatcatacttagggggtcgtctaatcgttaggtcacatcttagttatgctgttataggccaaggctgccggggtccggaaacatgatcacctgacaggcctctgtcaccccactgggtcatggtttcctctcctctcctctcctttcctctcctcatcaagcagactagttatgctgattcttgtgtagtttttctgctccccccccccccccccccatttatttacaggtatcgccgccctcggagctgcataatgacctccggccccgctgaagtgattgtgcatcatattttttgtgtgtgtttctgtgctctgtgcctctcctctccctctcctctcctctcctctcctctcctctcctctcctctcctctcctctccttctccttctccttttccactccctctcctcttctttcctctcctctttcccctcctcctccttctcctctcctctacctccccttcactctacttctcctctcctctcctacctatcctatcctctacctgtcctcccccttctcctctctatttacccagctggccatcagcaggagggtccccctacatgagcctggtcctgctcaaggtttcttcctgttaaaggggagtttttccttgccactgttgcttgtctggggtcaggccctgggattctggaaagcgccttgaaacaattttgattgtataagatgctatataaataaagattgattgattgattgatattaGTGGCAAAAGTGGTTTAAAATTGAAAATTATAGACAATAGAAGACTCACAGGGTATAATCtacaattgtaaaaaaaaatcacaatataACATACAATTTAAACATTCTGGTCCTCCATcagtttatatttaaaaaaaaaaacaaaacattgaaTACACTTGTAGCAAATGtcctaaaaataaatatttttcactGATTTTGGAACATACTTTATTCAGGTTTCAGAATATAACCAAGAGGGGcaatgcaacattttaaagttACAACATGACAAATGGAACCAACACAATCAGGctgagaaaatgtgtttttaccacttcctgttttttcttctcacctgtTGACATTTATTGGAAAGTTGCCATTTTCATAACTTTTATGTCTTATTGGTCAACATATTTTGTGCCAGTCAAACATACATGCACGACTGCAGGTGCACACAAACATCAGGACCATTGCTATTGATATAAAAGCAAgttaaaaaaggcatttttctggtggggtccagggttccgggttgtgtttggttttt from Takifugu rubripes chromosome 5, fTakRub1.2, whole genome shotgun sequence includes the following:
- the cabp5b gene encoding calcium-binding protein 5b; the protein is MSIKQACIFLRGSSRRARVLTQEEIEELREAFVEFDKDKDGFITCKDLGNLMRTMGYMPTEMELIELSQNINMNLGGRVDFEDFTELMTPKLLAETAGMIGLKELKDAFREFDIDGDGSITSEELRYAMIKLLGEKANKTEIDAIVRDADSNGDGTVDFEEFVKMMSQQ